A region from the Wansuia hejianensis genome encodes:
- a CDS encoding MerR family transcriptional regulator: MYQDEKNEIKNGLYSIGAISEVTGLSVTAIRYYSEKKLIVPSYIDESTGYRYFSSRHIWKLEVIKMYKQLGFSLSDIQELQETKQLRILEQIIEKSEQSIWEKIEEYNETLENLSWLKDQCSIYQHAKSESGFMIRNIPERRVLYAPSRSETDMWDLAMIHQKKITKELQMQKTIHRCYGYVLKNNFLQQGGLKIEGEYIKLDNYYSCREEELKILPAGNYLCLIKTFVEWNQEDWIQKMSEQIKMLKIEPDIMILEEVSLYLLSLEDTVYELQIRIPE, translated from the coding sequence ATGTATCAGGATGAGAAAAATGAGATAAAAAACGGTCTGTATTCAATTGGCGCGATTTCGGAGGTGACAGGCCTGTCGGTCACGGCAATACGGTATTACAGTGAGAAAAAGTTGATTGTACCCAGCTATATAGATGAAAGTACAGGATACCGGTATTTTTCAAGCCGGCATATCTGGAAGCTGGAAGTCATTAAAATGTATAAGCAGCTTGGCTTTTCATTGAGCGATATACAGGAGCTGCAGGAAACCAAACAGCTCAGGATACTGGAACAGATCATAGAGAAGAGTGAGCAGAGTATCTGGGAGAAAATAGAGGAATATAACGAAACGCTGGAGAATCTGAGCTGGCTGAAGGACCAGTGCAGCATTTACCAGCATGCTAAGTCTGAAAGCGGGTTCATGATACGGAATATTCCGGAGAGACGGGTTTTATATGCGCCATCCAGGTCGGAAACGGATATGTGGGACCTGGCCATGATTCATCAGAAAAAAATCACAAAAGAGCTGCAGATGCAGAAAACTATCCACAGATGCTATGGCTATGTGCTGAAGAATAATTTCCTGCAGCAGGGAGGGCTGAAAATAGAGGGGGAATATATTAAACTCGATAACTATTATTCCTGCAGAGAAGAAGAATTAAAGATACTGCCTGCAGGAAATTATCTGTGTTTGATTAAAACCTTCGTGGAATGGAATCAGGAAGATTGGATTCAAAAGATGTCGGAGCAGATCAAGATGCTGAAAATAGAACCGGATATTATGATATTAGAGGA
- the pylSc gene encoding pyrrolysine--tRNA(Pyl) ligase large subunit: protein MKVGLTTAQLNRLIELGASPAQLSEQFCDAGTCNRYFQKTEEALIRINREKLQTLVKSRRRPSLCSLEEALAAALRREGFLQVTTPVILSGKFLNRMTIDGSHPLNDQVFWLDKNSCLRPMLAPNLYDISKKLMPVIPLPLRVFEIGSCFRKESEGRSHLKEFTMLNLVEWGLKEEDRIDRLKELAKLVLDAAEITGFQMTEEDSVVYGRGLDVVDADGLELASTSMGPHRLDAAWKISCTWVGLGFGLERLLMSREKANGIRRYSKSLSYLDGACLSMK from the coding sequence ATGAAGGTTGGTCTGACAACGGCCCAGCTGAACAGGCTGATTGAATTAGGGGCATCCCCGGCCCAGCTGTCGGAACAGTTTTGCGATGCCGGGACATGCAATCGGTACTTTCAGAAAACAGAGGAAGCGCTGATCAGAATAAACAGGGAGAAACTGCAGACACTGGTAAAAAGCCGGCGGCGGCCATCCCTGTGCAGTCTGGAAGAGGCCTTGGCAGCCGCTCTGCGCAGGGAAGGTTTTCTGCAGGTAACAACGCCGGTTATTCTGTCAGGGAAGTTTTTGAACAGAATGACGATTGACGGCTCACATCCCCTGAACGACCAGGTATTCTGGCTGGACAAGAATTCCTGTCTCCGGCCCATGCTGGCTCCAAATTTATATGATATATCCAAAAAGCTGATGCCGGTGATTCCGCTGCCGCTGAGGGTCTTTGAGATTGGCTCCTGTTTCAGAAAAGAGTCAGAGGGCAGGTCGCATCTGAAGGAATTTACGATGTTGAATCTGGTGGAATGGGGATTGAAGGAAGAAGACAGGATAGACCGGCTGAAAGAGCTGGCAAAGCTGGTACTGGACGCGGCGGAGATCACAGGTTTCCAGATGACGGAGGAAGATTCAGTCGTCTATGGAAGAGGCCTGGATGTTGTAGATGCGGATGGCCTGGAGCTGGCTTCAACATCGATGGGCCCTCACAGGCTGGATGCGGCCTGGAAGATATCCTGTACCTGGGTGGGACTGGGATTCGGCCTGGAGCGGCTGTTGATGTCCAGAGAAAAAGCGAATGGCATCCGCCGGTATTCCAAAAGCTTATCTTATCTGGACGGCGCTTGTCTGTCCATGAAATAG
- the pylSn gene encoding pyrrolysine--tRNA(Pyl) ligase small subunit, whose product MDADKIKRYVYKNQRLSGMVGTIKLWPSRSGVLHGVKQVELKGSSIEITTYCGETFTIWDSKESRSARWLRNRWFRKPCPHCRIPEWKLEKYSSTVFTGDVRKL is encoded by the coding sequence ATGGACGCGGATAAAATTAAAAGATATGTGTATAAAAATCAGCGGCTCTCGGGCATGGTCGGGACTATAAAGCTGTGGCCGTCAAGGAGCGGGGTCCTGCACGGAGTGAAGCAGGTGGAACTGAAGGGAAGCAGTATTGAGATCACCACATATTGTGGAGAGACATTCACTATATGGGATTCTAAAGAAAGCAGGAGCGCCAGATGGCTCAGAAACCGCTGGTTCCGGAAGCCGTGCCCCCATTGCAGAATTCCGGAGTGGAAGCTGGAGAAGTATTCTTCAACCGTTTTTACGGGAGACGTACGAAAGCTATAA
- the pylD gene encoding 3-methylornithyl-N6-L-lysine dehydrogenase PylD has translation MSRLVKDDIKSISGEIEAYDLRFKEQTGYFMDEVARKTVHLSDVPLPYRTAVISVTSGLGVISGFAEAVCAILRHCSADAFVTKASDVDGIYEGVMKGADILFLADDARFVALSVSARALAENGECTGVGFAEALACCMGCRREKVLVLGASEVGGAAAAYLAGRGIPVDVFDTNPNVLRGMKIPGGKITKLDAAPRLREYRYLYDATTAADLITAGDVRGDTVIAAPGMPRGITEEACRIATVIHNPLELGVIAMYYKCASIMESRKGECDC, from the coding sequence ATGTCAAGATTAGTAAAGGATGATATCAAATCGATAAGCGGTGAAATCGAAGCGTATGATTTGCGGTTTAAAGAACAGACCGGATATTTTATGGATGAGGTGGCAAGGAAAACGGTACATCTGAGTGATGTGCCGTTACCGTACAGGACAGCTGTCATATCGGTCACAAGCGGGTTGGGGGTGATTTCCGGATTTGCGGAAGCGGTTTGTGCCATATTGAGGCATTGTTCCGCAGACGCTTTTGTGACTAAAGCCAGTGATGTGGACGGCATTTATGAAGGAGTTATGAAGGGGGCGGATATACTGTTTCTGGCAGATGACGCCAGATTCGTGGCATTGAGCGTTTCTGCCAGGGCGTTGGCCGAGAACGGAGAGTGTACAGGCGTGGGATTCGCGGAAGCGCTGGCATGTTGCATGGGCTGCCGGAGAGAAAAAGTCCTGGTGCTCGGCGCCTCTGAAGTGGGTGGTGCGGCTGCCGCCTATCTGGCGGGCAGAGGAATTCCTGTTGATGTATTTGATACGAATCCCAACGTGCTGAGGGGGATGAAGATACCTGGCGGTAAGATAACAAAGCTGGATGCCGCTCCCAGGCTGAGGGAATACAGATATCTGTACGATGCGACGACTGCGGCCGATCTCATAACGGCCGGAGATGTCAGAGGAGATACTGTGATAGCGGCGCCTGGAATGCCGCGCGGAATCACAGAAGAAGCCTGCAGGATCGCTACAGTCATACATAATCCTCTGGAATTGGGGGTTATTGCCATGTATTACAAATGTGCGAGTATTATGGAATCACGTAAAGGGGAATGTGACTGCTGA
- the pylC gene encoding 3-methylornithine--L-lysine ligase PylC: protein MDRKKKKKRILVAGGRLQGTEIVYLARKAGYCVILIDRSENAPAAGLADLFVRADLFEEQIVMDALWGIDYVIPAIEDLAVLDRLGEYCERAGVKYIFDREAYTVSNSKNRTNRLLKNLGISLPGEFPGCGYPVICKPDSSSGSRGVRKIETEEELERCGGCGLVVQQYLDGPSYSLEVLGNGSDSVFPMITEVVTDAEYDCKRILAPAAVSDELADEFLGIAEKINSVIRIHGIFDIEVVLNGGRLYVLEIDARFPSQTPISIYHAAGINFVELLTGFADRKAAADVMKRCAAGNARTCVYQQILVDEDTVRVCGEHIMSGAGLLQIIPGFCGADEMITDYLPGSKRWRAIVILTGADEKEAGRKWERCMRKISGIQGFRQMKCIEG from the coding sequence ATGGATCGAAAAAAGAAAAAAAAGAGGATTTTAGTAGCCGGCGGAAGACTACAGGGGACAGAGATTGTCTATCTGGCTCGTAAGGCCGGTTATTGTGTGATTCTGATTGACCGCTCAGAGAATGCTCCCGCAGCCGGATTGGCTGATTTATTTGTGAGGGCTGATCTGTTTGAGGAGCAGATTGTGATGGATGCGCTGTGGGGAATCGATTACGTGATCCCGGCAATAGAGGATCTGGCAGTTCTGGACAGGCTCGGAGAGTATTGTGAGAGAGCGGGAGTAAAATATATTTTTGACAGAGAGGCATATACGGTTTCCAATTCCAAGAACAGGACGAACAGATTATTGAAAAACCTGGGGATCAGCCTTCCGGGGGAGTTTCCGGGATGCGGATATCCGGTGATCTGTAAGCCGGATTCTTCGAGCGGCAGCAGAGGCGTCAGAAAAATTGAAACGGAGGAGGAACTGGAACGCTGTGGAGGGTGCGGCCTCGTCGTTCAGCAATACCTGGACGGGCCGTCTTATTCATTAGAGGTATTGGGCAATGGCAGCGATTCGGTGTTTCCAATGATTACTGAAGTGGTGACAGACGCAGAATACGATTGCAAAAGAATTCTGGCACCTGCGGCAGTGAGTGACGAGCTGGCGGATGAGTTTTTGGGTATTGCAGAGAAGATTAACAGTGTGATAAGGATTCATGGAATCTTTGATATCGAGGTGGTGCTGAATGGCGGCCGCCTTTATGTGCTTGAGATTGACGCAAGATTTCCCAGCCAGACGCCGATAAGCATCTACCATGCGGCGGGAATCAATTTTGTGGAGCTTCTGACCGGGTTTGCCGACAGAAAAGCGGCTGCAGACGTGATGAAACGGTGCGCGGCGGGAAATGCAAGGACATGTGTCTATCAGCAGATTCTGGTTGATGAGGATACTGTCAGAGTATGCGGAGAGCATATCATGAGCGGTGCCGGGCTGCTTCAGATCATTCCGGGATTTTGCGGTGCGGACGAAATGATTACGGATTATCTGCCGGGTTCAAAACGCTGGCGGGCGATCGTGATTCTGACCGGAGCGGATGAAAAAGAGGCCGGCAGGAAATGGGAGCGCTGTATGCGCAAAATCTCCGGCATCCAGGGTTTCAGACAGATGAAATGTATAGAAGGGTGA
- the pylB gene encoding methylornithine synthase PylB, which produces MSENLDKILEKSIEKQALSDEDLLCLLHSEDEDSLQKIFSAAREVRCREFGDGIFLYGFVYFSTYCRNDCNFCYYRSSNQLPERYRKSREEIIRTAVDLKESGVHLIDLTMGEDDYYLKDGERLAELVSELKAACGIPVMVSPGVVPPALIRRLAEAGADWYALYQETHNRDRFKGLRLHQDYDTRMQAKQAAASCGMLIEEGLLSGIGESAEDVIHSLHIMKEMGVSQGRSMTFVPQQGTPMEGRQQSGFLNELKMIAVLRLYLPDILIPASLDVDGIRGLEERLMSGANVVTSIIPPAKGFAGVANAYQDIDEGFRTVPGVAKILDECGLRRASLEEYAEWIEKRKKRGF; this is translated from the coding sequence ATGTCTGAAAATCTTGATAAGATATTAGAAAAAAGCATAGAGAAACAGGCGCTATCGGATGAAGATCTGCTTTGCCTGCTGCATAGTGAGGATGAGGACAGCCTGCAGAAAATCTTTTCGGCAGCCCGTGAGGTGCGCTGCCGTGAATTTGGCGACGGGATCTTCCTGTATGGATTTGTTTATTTTTCTACCTATTGCCGCAATGACTGCAATTTCTGTTATTACCGTTCTTCTAACCAATTACCGGAGAGATACAGGAAAAGCAGGGAAGAGATCATCAGGACCGCAGTGGACTTAAAAGAATCGGGTGTGCATTTGATCGATCTCACCATGGGTGAGGATGATTATTATCTAAAAGACGGAGAACGTCTTGCAGAACTTGTCAGTGAGCTGAAAGCAGCCTGCGGTATTCCGGTCATGGTTTCACCGGGGGTTGTGCCTCCGGCGCTGATCAGGCGGCTGGCAGAGGCGGGAGCCGACTGGTATGCATTATATCAGGAAACTCACAACAGGGATAGGTTCAAGGGACTGCGTCTGCATCAGGATTATGATACCCGGATGCAGGCCAAGCAAGCGGCAGCTTCCTGTGGGATGCTGATTGAAGAAGGGCTTCTTTCCGGGATAGGAGAAAGTGCCGAAGACGTGATACATTCACTACATATCATGAAAGAGATGGGGGTCTCCCAGGGCAGAAGCATGACGTTTGTGCCGCAGCAGGGAACGCCCATGGAAGGCCGGCAGCAATCGGGTTTCCTGAATGAATTAAAGATGATAGCGGTGCTGAGACTGTATCTTCCCGATATTCTGATCCCGGCATCGCTGGATGTGGACGGTATCCGGGGACTGGAAGAACGGCTGATGTCTGGCGCCAATGTGGTGACATCGATTATTCCTCCTGCTAAGGGATTTGCAGGGGTTGCCAACGCTTATCAGGATATTGACGAAGGGTTCCGGACGGTGCCGGGTGTAGCAAAGATATTAGATGAATGCGGACTTCGCCGGGCTTCTCTGGAAGAGTATGCAGAATGGATCGAAAAAAGAAAAAAAAGAGGATTTTAG